The Pseudanabaena sp. BC1403 sequence TCACAAAAGAGAGGCAACAGATAGAGCATCCAGTATGGAATCTCTACCGACAAGGGAAGCAATGACAGATTTAGTCATTTCGGAGAGACGATTCTTCACCAAAAGCCGCAACTCATCCATATTTTTGGGTAAAG is a genomic window containing:
- a CDS encoding transposase — encoded protein: AKRLRLPSNIILIFQPAHSPELNPIERVWLYLKQGLRFTLPKNMDELRLLVKNRLSEMTKSVIASLVGRDSILDALSVASLL